A stretch of Thermostichus vulcanus str. 'Rupite' DNA encodes these proteins:
- a CDS encoding zinc-binding dehydrogenase: MKAIVITELGGPEVLVLRDLPEPEIQAPNEVKVQLRAASVNPIDTKLRQRGTFYPNRWPAILGCDGAGVVVAVGAAVQRFRAGDEVYFCYGGLGDRSGCYAEYTVVPEIALAHKPKSLSFVQAAALPLAVITAWEALGDRGKGTSLVTNAKTALVHAGAGGVGHLAIQLARRSGAAVATTVGSQAKAQFVEQLGATLAIPYKTEDWVSALLNWTAGEGVDFALDTVGGSTFGQTFGVVRPYGSLCTLLEPASDTPWKVARQRNLEIQLTLMLTPQLMNLPAALAHQQHILEQVAALVDRGELQVVVDKSFPLGAAADAHYYLSQRLVQGKVVLVP, from the coding sequence ATGAAAGCCATTGTGATTACAGAATTGGGTGGTCCAGAAGTTTTGGTTCTGCGGGATCTGCCGGAACCTGAGATCCAAGCGCCCAATGAGGTCAAGGTGCAACTGCGGGCCGCCAGCGTCAACCCGATCGATACCAAGCTGCGGCAACGGGGTACCTTTTACCCCAATCGATGGCCGGCCATTCTGGGTTGTGATGGAGCCGGGGTTGTGGTGGCTGTGGGTGCGGCAGTGCAGCGATTTCGAGCAGGAGATGAAGTGTATTTTTGCTACGGCGGTCTTGGGGATCGCAGTGGCTGCTACGCCGAGTACACCGTTGTTCCCGAAATCGCCCTTGCCCACAAACCCAAGTCTTTGTCGTTTGTGCAAGCAGCAGCCCTACCTTTGGCGGTCATTACCGCCTGGGAAGCCTTAGGGGATCGAGGCAAAGGAACTTCTCTGGTAACCAACGCCAAGACAGCCCTAGTTCATGCCGGTGCTGGAGGGGTAGGGCATTTGGCGATTCAGTTGGCGCGGCGCTCCGGAGCGGCTGTGGCCACCACCGTTGGCTCTCAGGCCAAGGCCCAATTTGTGGAACAGCTGGGTGCTACCTTGGCTATCCCCTACAAAACGGAGGACTGGGTGAGCGCTCTGCTGAACTGGACTGCAGGGGAGGGAGTTGATTTTGCCCTGGACACCGTCGGCGGCAGCACCTTTGGCCAAACTTTTGGGGTTGTACGTCCCTATGGCAGTCTCTGCACCCTCCTGGAGCCCGCTTCAGACACCCCTTGGAAAGTGGCCCGCCAGCGCAATCTAGAGATCCAATTGACCCTCATGCTCACACCGCAACTGATGAACCTCCCCGCCGCTTTGGCCCATCAACAGCACATCCTGGAACAGGTGGCTGCCCTGGTGGATCGAGGGGAACTGCAAGTGGTGGTGGACAAGAGCTTTCCCCTTGGGGCTGCAGCCGATGCCCACTACTACCTGAGCCAACGGCTGGTGCAGGGCAAGGTGGTGTTGGTTCCTTAG
- a CDS encoding helicase HerA domain-containing protein, with protein MNPSQPLATVIQGSLSRGLEARLNPGISVEDLRVGKFMVIQGQRNRFFGLLTDVTLEASNNQILINPPRPEEVLLREVLAGTSTYGIIALTPMLMLVPRQAETEREYPLVGADTEGQSPESLELLPVKTVPAHFSQVYEARELDFRTVFGWEEDPERRNFAIGQPIDMSVPICLDLDRWVERSNGIFGKSGTGKSFLTRLILSGIIRKRAAVNLIFDMHSEYGWEAATEGRHLNTVKGLRQLFPGQVQIYTLDPDSTQRRGVRDAQELYIAYNQIEVEDLALLAGELNLSEASLENAIILRNEFGRDWISRLLSLSNTEIQEFCEQKMGNKASMMALQRKLTRLDDLKYIRNSLPHNYIGQILDALSRGIHVVIEFGSQSNLLSYMLATNVITRRIHQAYVHQAERYLQSKNPLDKPRQLCITIEEAHRFLDPRAAKQTIFGTIAREMRKYFVTLMVVDQRPSSIDSEVMSQLGTRITALLNDDKDIEAVFTGVAGSQNLKTVLAKLDSKQQALVLGHAVPMPVVVQTRPYDQRFYAEIADPDWSQASDAEVLLAAQQAKADLGL; from the coding sequence ATGAACCCCTCGCAACCGCTCGCCACCGTTATCCAGGGATCCCTGAGTCGTGGATTGGAAGCTCGCCTCAACCCTGGCATTTCCGTAGAAGATCTGCGGGTGGGTAAGTTTATGGTCATTCAAGGGCAACGGAACCGCTTCTTCGGCCTGCTCACCGATGTCACCCTGGAGGCCAGTAACAACCAGATCTTGATCAACCCGCCGCGACCGGAAGAGGTGTTGCTGCGGGAGGTTTTGGCCGGTACCAGTACCTATGGCATCATCGCCCTCACCCCAATGCTGATGTTGGTGCCCCGGCAGGCTGAGACAGAACGGGAATATCCTCTCGTGGGGGCAGATACTGAGGGGCAATCCCCAGAAAGTCTGGAGTTGCTACCAGTCAAAACCGTTCCGGCCCATTTCTCCCAGGTGTACGAAGCGCGGGAGTTGGATTTTCGCACCGTTTTCGGCTGGGAAGAAGACCCGGAGCGGCGTAACTTCGCCATTGGACAGCCGATCGATATGTCCGTCCCCATCTGTCTGGATCTGGATCGCTGGGTGGAGCGCAGCAACGGCATTTTTGGCAAATCCGGAACGGGCAAATCCTTCCTTACCCGTCTGATCCTCTCCGGCATTATTCGCAAACGGGCGGCGGTGAATCTGATCTTCGATATGCACTCGGAATACGGCTGGGAAGCAGCCACCGAAGGGAGACACCTCAACACCGTCAAAGGCCTGCGGCAACTGTTCCCTGGCCAAGTGCAAATCTATACTCTGGATCCCGATTCCACCCAGCGGCGGGGGGTGCGCGACGCCCAGGAACTCTACATCGCCTACAACCAAATTGAGGTGGAGGATCTGGCGCTGTTGGCGGGAGAGTTGAACCTGTCGGAAGCAAGCTTAGAAAATGCCATTATTCTGCGCAACGAGTTTGGCCGCGATTGGATCAGCCGCCTCTTAAGCCTCTCCAACACAGAGATTCAAGAGTTTTGCGAGCAGAAAATGGGCAACAAAGCCTCGATGATGGCGTTGCAGCGCAAACTGACCCGCCTGGATGACTTGAAATACATCCGCAACAGCCTACCCCACAACTACATCGGCCAAATTTTGGATGCCCTTAGCCGGGGCATTCATGTGGTGATCGAGTTTGGATCCCAGTCCAACTTGCTTTCCTATATGTTGGCCACTAATGTCATCACCCGCCGCATTCACCAAGCTTATGTTCATCAGGCGGAGCGCTACCTGCAATCCAAAAATCCCCTCGATAAACCGCGTCAACTGTGTATCACCATCGAAGAAGCCCACCGTTTTTTGGATCCCCGCGCCGCCAAGCAAACCATTTTCGGCACCATCGCCCGCGAGATGCGCAAATACTTTGTCACCCTGATGGTGGTGGATCAACGCCCCTCAAGTATTGACAGTGAAGTGATGTCGCAGTTGGGTACGCGCATTACCGCCCTCCTCAACGATGACAAAGATATCGAAGCGGTCTTCACCGGGGTAGCCGGTAGTCAAAACCTAAAAACCGTTCTGGCCAAGCTGGACTCGAAACAGCAAGCCCTTGTTCTTGGCCATGCCGTACCGATGCCGGTGGTGGTGCAAACCCGCCCCTATGATCAGCGCTTCTACGCCGAGATTGCCGATCCCGATTGGTCCCAGGCTTCGGATGCGGAGGTGTTGTTGGCGGCTCAGCAGGCCAAAGCCGATCTAGGACTGTAG